The following proteins are encoded in a genomic region of Chloroflexota bacterium:
- the rplN gene encoding 50S ribosomal protein L14, with protein sequence MIRPYTRCRVADNTGAREVLVIRVLQGNKQYAEIGDVVVGAVKQATPNGSVKKSDVVKAVVVRTAKEYGRPDGSTIRFDDNAVVILSDRLNPRGTRIFGPVARELREKNYLKIVSLAPEVI encoded by the coding sequence ATGATCCGCCCCTACACGCGCTGTCGCGTCGCGGACAATACCGGGGCGCGCGAAGTCCTCGTCATTCGCGTGCTCCAGGGAAACAAGCAGTACGCGGAGATCGGCGACGTCGTCGTCGGCGCCGTGAAGCAGGCCACGCCCAACGGCTCGGTGAAAAAGAGCGACGTCGTCAAGGCCGTCGTGGTTCGAACGGCCAAGGAGTACGGTCGGCCGGACGGGTCCACGATTCGCTTCGACGACAACGCCGTCGTGATCCTGTCCGACCGTTTGAACCCGCGCGGAACACGAATATTTGGGCCGGTGGCGCGCGAGCTGCGAGAAAAGAACTATCTCAAGATCGTTTCACTGGCGCCCGAGGTCATCTAG
- the rpsQ gene encoding 30S ribosomal protein S17 — protein sequence MPNERGRRRILSGRVTSDKMDKTVVVAVEVVHAHRLYGRAIRRTHKFKAHDPANAYHTGDVVEIRESRPLSREKHWVVARLVKSGHEDIPIVDPTQPSPGTSA from the coding sequence CGAGGGCGGCGCCGCATATTGTCGGGCCGCGTCACCAGTGACAAGATGGATAAGACCGTGGTTGTGGCGGTCGAAGTGGTCCATGCGCACCGACTCTACGGTCGAGCTATTCGCCGAACGCACAAGTTCAAGGCGCACGACCCAGCTAACGCGTACCACACGGGCGACGTCGTCGAGATCCGCGAGAGCAGGCCGTTGAGTCGAGAAAAGCATTGGGTGGTCGCGCGACTCGTCAAGAGCGGGCACGAGGATATTCCGATCGTCGATCCCACCCAGCCGTCGCCGGGAACGAGCGCATGA